A region from the Pelobates fuscus isolate aPelFus1 chromosome 1, aPelFus1.pri, whole genome shotgun sequence genome encodes:
- the NFYC gene encoding nuclear transcription factor Y subunit gamma isoform X2 has translation MSTDGAFGSGSSDAQQSLQSFWPRVMEDIRNLTVKDFRVQELPLARIKKIMKLDEDVKMISAEAPVLFAKAAQIFITELTLRAWIHTEDNKRRTLQRNDIAMAITKFDQFDFLIDIVPRDELKPPKRQEEVRQTVTPAEPVQYYFTLAQQPTVQVQGQAAGQQTTSSTTTLQPGQIIIAQPQQGQSTPVTMQVGEGQQVQIVQAQPQGQSQQGQGAAGQTMQVMQQIITNTGEIQQIPVQLNTGQLQYIRLAQPVSGTQVVQGQIQTLTANAQQIAQAEVQQGQQQFSQFTDGQQLYQIQQVTMPAGQDLSQPLFIQSTGQTTDGQATQVTGD, from the exons ATGTCAACAGATGGGGCTTTCGGCAGTGGTAGCAGTGATGCTCAGCAGAGCTTGCAGTCATTTTGGCCAAGAGTCATGGAAGACATCCGAAATTTAACTGTG AAGGATTTCAGAGTTCAGGAGCTTCCACTGGCTCGcattaaaaaaatcatgaaaCTTGATGAAGATGTGAAg ATGATCAGTGCTGAAGCTCCAGTTTTGTTTGCCAAAGCTGCTCAGATTTTTATAACAGAGTTAACACTACGTGCTTGGATTCACACAGAGGACAACAAGAGGAGAACtttgcag CGAAATGATATTGCTATGGCAATCACAAAATTTGATCAATTTGATTTCCTTATTGACATTGTCCCCCGTGATGAATTAAAACCTCCAAAACGACag GAAGAGGTGCGACAAACGGTGACCCCTGCAGAACCAGTCCAGTACTACTTTACTCTAGCACAACAACCAACAGTGCAAGTTCAAGGACAGGCAGCTGGACAACAGACCACATCCTCTACCACCACACTTcaacctggtcagatcataattGCACAGCCACAGCAAGGACAG AGTACACCTGTCACAATGCAAGTTGGAGAAGGTCAGCAAGTGCAGATTGTACAAGCACAACCTCAAGGACAAAGCCAGCAAGGGCAAGGTGCAGCAGGACAGACCATGCAGGTCATGCAGCAAATCATCACCAACACAGGAGAGATCCAGCAGATCCCG GTGCAACTCAACACAGGACAGTTGCAGTACATACGTCTTGCTCAACCAGTTTCTGGAACACAAGTTGTGCAAGGACAGATCCAGACCCTGACAGCCAACGCACAGCAG ATTGCACAGGCCGAAGTCCAGCAAGGGCAGCAGCAGTTCAGCCAGTTCACTGATGGACAG CAATTATACCAGATCCAACAAGTCACCATGCCAGCAGGGCAAGACCTCTCTCAGCCATTATTCATTCAGTCTACTGGTCAGACAACTGATGGACAGGCTACACAGGTCACTGGAGACTGA
- the NFYC gene encoding nuclear transcription factor Y subunit gamma isoform X1, producing MSTDGAFGSGSSDAQQSLQSFWPRVMEDIRNLTVDFRVQELPLARIKKIMKLDEDVKMISAEAPVLFAKAAQIFITELTLRAWIHTEDNKRRTLQRNDIAMAITKFDQFDFLIDIVPRDELKPPKRQEEVRQTVTPAEPVQYYFTLAQQPTVQVQGQAAGQQTTSSTTTLQPGQIIIAQPQQGQSTPVTMQVGEGQQVQIVQAQPQGQSQQGQGAAGQTMQVMQQIITNTGEIQQIPVQLNTGQLQYIRLAQPVSGTQVVQGQIQTLTANAQQIAQAEVQQGQQQFSQFTDGQQLYQIQQVTMPAGQDLSQPLFIQSTGQTTDGQATQVTGD from the exons ATGTCAACAGATGGGGCTTTCGGCAGTGGTAGCAGTGATGCTCAGCAGAGCTTGCAGTCATTTTGGCCAAGAGTCATGGAAGACATCCGAAATTTAACTGTG GATTTCAGAGTTCAGGAGCTTCCACTGGCTCGcattaaaaaaatcatgaaaCTTGATGAAGATGTGAAg ATGATCAGTGCTGAAGCTCCAGTTTTGTTTGCCAAAGCTGCTCAGATTTTTATAACAGAGTTAACACTACGTGCTTGGATTCACACAGAGGACAACAAGAGGAGAACtttgcag CGAAATGATATTGCTATGGCAATCACAAAATTTGATCAATTTGATTTCCTTATTGACATTGTCCCCCGTGATGAATTAAAACCTCCAAAACGACag GAAGAGGTGCGACAAACGGTGACCCCTGCAGAACCAGTCCAGTACTACTTTACTCTAGCACAACAACCAACAGTGCAAGTTCAAGGACAGGCAGCTGGACAACAGACCACATCCTCTACCACCACACTTcaacctggtcagatcataattGCACAGCCACAGCAAGGACAG AGTACACCTGTCACAATGCAAGTTGGAGAAGGTCAGCAAGTGCAGATTGTACAAGCACAACCTCAAGGACAAAGCCAGCAAGGGCAAGGTGCAGCAGGACAGACCATGCAGGTCATGCAGCAAATCATCACCAACACAGGAGAGATCCAGCAGATCCCG GTGCAACTCAACACAGGACAGTTGCAGTACATACGTCTTGCTCAACCAGTTTCTGGAACACAAGTTGTGCAAGGACAGATCCAGACCCTGACAGCCAACGCACAGCAG ATTGCACAGGCCGAAGTCCAGCAAGGGCAGCAGCAGTTCAGCCAGTTCACTGATGGACAG CAATTATACCAGATCCAACAAGTCACCATGCCAGCAGGGCAAGACCTCTCTCAGCCATTATTCATTCAGTCTACTGGTCAGACAACTGATGGACAGGCTACACAGGTCACTGGAGACTGA